A region from the Drosophila ananassae strain 14024-0371.13 chromosome 2L, ASM1763931v2, whole genome shotgun sequence genome encodes:
- the LOC6503408 gene encoding uncharacterized protein LOC6503408, producing the protein MVKTIKVIGCTGFGLLLIFLLPLCLFRNERLPQSNGTFDGDHLLCTNINPGPSGELEVEGEGWRHRLMRLHRQKRYLLFPEGSSFQLVFDIIIPIVDYTNYAILGITCSVAWELPSKAPSELIENVLTRINDGTIGTVRRNGSVPEPDPKAPSQNWNQKLNQDQDNRDAANWQATHALPANPPAYAANDHGYQSYYTNIPRIPASYPYANSANANSDANANGQQRQAPMPANWHARQSWPKWQRQGAGTGTGVSPWSGASKDNWWTRNGQRVQQNWREKQRMWNPSKWTSFPSSGYSQRPRQVLKSPPKHRIYPVFAKRRRRRSLEQDPHFEQFHLQQHLSSRQLLFGKIERLYKSQRLNGTSCVQRALCESAQRQKRLQGRGAPEPQSFIMELLSAIFQLPSSQDIDDPKELELLMSPHYLEAHRQQNNCRQLYGDCTHSFWSD; encoded by the exons atggtaaaaacaATCAAAGTAATTGGATGCACGGGATTCGGACTCTTGTTAATTTTTCTGCTTCCACTTTGCCTTTTCCGAAATGAGAGACTACCACAAAGTAATGGTACCTTCGATGGTGACCATTTATTGTGCACCAACATCAACCCAGGACCTTCGGGGGAGCTGGAGGTGGAAGGCGAGGGATGGCGCCACCGGCTGATGCGACTGCATCGCCAGAAGCGCTACCTCCTCTTCCCAGAGGGCTCCTCCTTTCAGTTGGTTTTCGACATCATCATACCCATCGTGGACTACACCAACTACGCCATCCTGGGCATCACCTGCTCAGTGGCGTGGGAGCTGCCCAGCAAGGCGCCCAGCGAGCTGATTGAAAACGTGCTTACCCGCATCAACGACGGCACCATCGGCACTGTCCGCCGGAACGGCAGCGTCCCCGAGCCCGATCCCAAGGCTCCCTCCCAGAACTGGAACCAGAAACTGAATCAGGATCAGGACAATCGAGACGCCGCTAATTGGCAGGCAACGCACGCACTTCCAGCGAATCCGCCGGCATATGCGGCCAATGACCATGGCTACCAGTCGTACTACACGAATATCCCTCGCATCCCTGCCTCATACCCTTATGCAAATTCTGCAAATGCGAATTCcgatgcaaatgcaaatggaCAGCAGCGCCAGGCGCCGATGCCTGCTAATTGGCATGCGCGACAGTCGTGGCCAAAATGGCAGCGCCAGGGGGCCGGGACGGGAACGGGTGTGAGTCCATGGTCTGGGGCAAGCAAGGACAATTGGTGGACACGCAACGGGCAGCGGGTGCAGCAGAACTGGCGTGAAAAGCAACGCATGTGGAACCCATCAAAGTGGAC CTCATTTCCAAGCTCTGGATACTCCCAGCGTCCTCGGCAAGTTTTAAAGTCCCCACCTAAGCATCGTATATATCCTGTTTTTGCCAAACGGAGAAGGAGGAGAAGTCTGGAACAAGATCCCCATTTCGAGCAATTTCACTTACAACAGCATCTCAGTTCCCGCCAGCTGTTGTTTGGCAAAATCGAAAGGCTGTACAAGTC aCAACGCCTTAATGGCACGTCTTGTGTACAACGAGCTCTCTGTGAATCGGCTCAAAGACAGAAGCGCCTCCAAGGAAGAGGAGCCCCGGAACCGCAAAGCTTCATTATGGAACTGCTGTCGGCCATTTTTCAACTGCCTAGCAGCCAGGATATAGATGACCCCAAGGAGCTGGAGCTGTTGATGTCACCCCATTATCTGGAAGCACACCGGCAGCAGAATAATTGCCGACAACTTTACGGGGATTGCACTCACTCATTTTGGTCGGACTAG
- the LOC6503441 gene encoding uncharacterized protein LOC6503441, translated as MHSSSKQLALHLFLLFVGSCSPAKKPYQSNGTPVQSGLSLNRSKRVAIFNGSGTNKIVCGLAYPIKEADPVESLWGFINYQAQYVPSPIPIYWWSFWNTSTFVSTARTWQKDIKIQLRRDGTRIWLYDIIETGLERFGGKHGGACLLRSICEISQRPFQHNNMFGEILNAVLIPQIDNVPGKYLQARDAGNAGADCTKTYFDCTKKLWCKLTKMTKMSF; from the exons ATGCACTCCAGCAGCAAGCAGTTGGCCCTGCACCTTTTTCTCCTATTTGTAGGTAGTTGCAGTCCTGCCAAAAAGCCCTACCAGTCCAATGGGACTCCCGTCCAGTCCGGTTTGAGTTTGAATCGCTCGAAGCGCGTGGCCATCTTTAATGGTTCGGGTACAAACAAG ATTGTTTGTGGACTGGCTTATCCCATCAAAGAAGCCGATCCTGTGGAGTCCTTGTGGGGATTCATCAACTACCAAGCTCAGTATGTGCCCTCACCAATTCCCATCTATTGGTGGAGTTTCTGGAATACCTCGACCTTTGTTTCAACAGCTAGAACTTGgcaaaaggatataaaaattcaaCTGAGACGGGACGGAACTCGAATTTGGTTATACGATATTATTGAAACTGGCTTGGAGCG ATTTGGTGGGAAACATGGAGGTGCCTGTCTTCTAAGAAGCATTTGCGAGATATCTCAGAGACCCTTTCAGCACAATAATATGTTTGGTGAGATACTGAACGCTGTGCTGAT ACCTCAAATAGACAATGTTCctggaaaatatttgcaagCCAGAGATGCTGGAAATGCTGGTGCTGACTGCACGAAAACATACTTCGATTGCACTAAAAAACTTTGGTGCAAACTTACCAAAATGACTAAGATGTCTTTCTAG
- the LOC6503407 gene encoding uncharacterized protein LOC6503407: MVHLSAAALLMLQLVVPPILATHPHQTPPVTQPVDNFDGLVGLTEAHIDNGSDMHFDSSNPTSDPDSDSNPGNATRILRRGKRYLQFAKGSRMSWRTNGKNNLWTINALYAYGYGFRANYPFPSIEEQKKDNAVFFRLFKRDLFSKLETALDGHGFDGRACMLKSFCTVVHDVDNPRKKSGMLFKLLKLIFSLDEHDKRHMPHLREENCEQIMHSHCPLSFDSISPYTDDI; encoded by the exons ATGGTTCACCTTTCAGCGGCAGCATTGCTGATGTTGCAATTGGTGGTGCCACCCATCCTGGCCACCCACCCCCACCAGACACCGCCTGTCACTCAACCCGTTGACAATTTTGATGGACTCGTCGGCCTGACCGAAGCCCACATCGACAATGGCTCTGACATGCATTTTGACAGCTCGAATCCGACATCCGACCCAGACAGCGACTCTAACCCGGGCAACGCCACCAGAATTCTGCGTCGGGGCAAGCGATATCTCCAGTTCGCCAAGGGCTCACGTATGTCG TGGCGTACCAACGGCAAGAACAACCTCTGGACCATAAATGCTCTATATGCCTACGGATACGGTTTTCGCGCCAATTATCCCTTTCCGTCAATCGAGGAACAGAAAAAGGATAACGCAGTTTTCTTTCGATTGTTTAAGCGCGATCTATTTTCAAAGCTAGAAACGGCTCTAGACGG GCATGGCTTTGATGGCAGAGCCTGCATGTTGAAGTCCTTCTGCACAGTCGTTCACGATGTAGATAATCCCCGAAAGAAGAGTGGCATGCTTTTCAAACTGTTGAAGTTGATATTCAG CCTGGATGAGCACGACAAACGCCACATGCCGCACTTACGAGAGGAGAATTGCGAACAAATCATGCATAGCCACTGCCCTTTGAGTTTCGACAGTATATCACCATATACCGATGATATTTAA
- the LOC6503406 gene encoding uncharacterized protein LOC6503406 isoform X1 — MSTTWQMLPLFFCKATLLGLCQSESVESLDVFAPATSHEAAKVNNVTLPPPGLVTKEETDFDQDPLTPHAAPLSQRKLSRGKRFVAFPVGSSASGAVCLTTGVIGNPNLLYLSLGINWGVAYDLPNVTWVLQNAHGWTTKKSAKAQIKRRHRRELYGRLETMIDSMGYDGRNCILRTLCESRKYFQKTKMNMIGEMLRVIFSLPKQRLYSRELHENADIVHYDRAYRNGYEDDCLQYNCHFSLIELAFGKYSTPPKNYYA; from the exons ATGTCTACAACTTGGCAGATGCTACCACTGTTCTTCTGCAAAGCAACTCTCTTGGGCCTGTGCCAGAGTGAATCCGTTGAATCGCTGGATGTATTTGCTCCGGCAACGAGTCACGAAGCCGCCAAAGTCAACAATGTCACGCTGCCTCCGCCAGGACTCGTCACAAAAGAGGAAACCGACTTCGACCAGGACCCACTGACACCACATGCGGCCCCACTTTCGCAACGGAAGCTCTCGAGGGGCAAGCGTTTTGTGGCATTTCCCGTGGGTTCGTCAGCTTCG GGAGCTGTTTGTCTGACCACTGGTGTCATCGGCAATCCCAATCTTTTGTACCTCAGTTTGGGCATCAATTGGGGTGTTGCCTACGACCTGCCCAACGTCACCTGGGTCCTCCAGAATGCCCATGGATGGACCACAAAGAAATCGGCCAAGGCGCAAATCAAACGCAGACATCGACGTGAGCTCTACGGCCGTTTGGAGACAATGATAGACAG CATGGGCTACGATGGACGAAATTGTATTTTGAGAACCCTTTGCGAAAGTCGAAAGTACTTCCAGAAAACCAAGATGAACATGATTGGTGAGATGCTTCGCGTTATTTTCAG CCTGCCGAAGCAAAGACTTTATTCACGGGAACTTCACGAAAATGCGGATATAGTTCACTATGATCGGGCATACCGCAATGGATATGAAGACGACTGCCTCCAGTACAACTGTCACTTCTCCTTAATAGAACTGGCCTTTGGCAAATACTCGACTCCACCGAAAAATTATTACGCATAA
- the LOC6503406 gene encoding uncharacterized protein LOC6503406 isoform X2, with the protein MSTTWQMLPLFFCKATLLGLCQSESVESLDVFAPATSHEAAKVNNVTLPPPGLVTKEETDFDQDPLTPHAAPLSQRKLSRGKRFVAFPVGSSASGAVCLTTGVIGNPNLLYLSLGINWGVAYDLPNVTWVLQNAHGWTTKKSAKAQIKRRHRRELYGRLETMIDSRDLWPPPTLMTMMERAPEDSSPSFANTSTSESDSESNSATPYLERLHDRWRRKVLSRPRRYLSFPEGSSLSVAVCFTVGIIGNPNYAYNSFGLNWGTAYDLPNTSWVLQNLHGFSTHPVAPAVLRRRSRRALYQRIETIIDNMGYDGRNCILRTLCESRKYFQKTKMNMIGEMLRVIFSLPKQRLYSRELHENADIVHYDRAYRNGYEDDCLQYNCHFSLIELAFGKYSTPPKNYYA; encoded by the exons ATGTCTACAACTTGGCAGATGCTACCACTGTTCTTCTGCAAAGCAACTCTCTTGGGCCTGTGCCAGAGTGAATCCGTTGAATCGCTGGATGTATTTGCTCCGGCAACGAGTCACGAAGCCGCCAAAGTCAACAATGTCACGCTGCCTCCGCCAGGACTCGTCACAAAAGAGGAAACCGACTTCGACCAGGACCCACTGACACCACATGCGGCCCCACTTTCGCAACGGAAGCTCTCGAGGGGCAAGCGTTTTGTGGCATTTCCCGTGGGTTCGTCAGCTTCG GGAGCTGTTTGTCTGACCACTGGTGTCATCGGCAATCCCAATCTTTTGTACCTCAGTTTGGGCATCAATTGGGGTGTTGCCTACGACCTGCCCAACGTCACCTGGGTCCTCCAGAATGCCCATGGATGGACCACAAAGAAATCGGCCAAGGCGCAAATCAAACGCAGACATCGACGTGAGCTCTACGGCCGTTTGGAGACAATGATAGACAG CCGTGATTTATGGCCGCCGCCAACATTGATGACTATGATGGAACGTGCACCGGAGGACTCCTCTCCGTCATTCGCCAACACATCCACATCGGAATCTGACTCTGAATCCAATTCTGCCACACCATACTTGGAGCGGTTGCACGACCGTTGGCGTCGCAAAGTACTCAGTCGTCCGAGACGCTATCTCAGCTTTCCCGAGGGCTCCTCGCTTTCC GTGGCCGTGTGCTTCACCGTCGGCATCATTGGCAACCCCAACTACGCCTACAACAGCTTCGGCCTGAACTGGGGCACGGCCTATGACCTCCCGAACACCTCGTGGGTTCTGCAGAACCTGCACGGCTTTTCCACGCATCCTGTGGCTCCTGCCGTCCTGCGGCGACGGTCAAGGAGGGCTCTCTACCAAAGGATTGAGACTATTATAGATAA CATGGGCTACGATGGACGAAATTGTATTTTGAGAACCCTTTGCGAAAGTCGAAAGTACTTCCAGAAAACCAAGATGAACATGATTGGTGAGATGCTTCGCGTTATTTTCAG CCTGCCGAAGCAAAGACTTTATTCACGGGAACTTCACGAAAATGCGGATATAGTTCACTATGATCGGGCATACCGCAATGGATATGAAGACGACTGCCTCCAGTACAACTGTCACTTCTCCTTAATAGAACTGGCCTTTGGCAAATACTCGACTCCACCGAAAAATTATTACGCATAA
- the LOC6503442 gene encoding uncharacterized protein LOC6503442 — MESQIWFKVVLCTVLVTFALASNQTSIASLENPNRRVTYMLEKTHLLHRQKRWLTFELGTSITITANCAKAILDTIPRGMLWLAEITSIYEMPAAVEDWIPRRVGKPKVKPPPPPPPPPPPPPPPPPPPPAVAPVALTPQPVFVPLSPSDPIQSFYFAYPQGIPTLSRRKSYSHQIQAGCPASHLVKDMYGTYYCRPSAMMRRLRRELEGSGATVINQKSSPHGMLFDLVSMMATMFNYEPRYCIMRTLCESRHLLAPPGFTLFHDILRIMLRYVHPEIAHKPKYREAFTAGHSLHECANLYGPHCRQSFLLLVTERFREKYVR, encoded by the exons ATGGAAAGTCAGATTTGGTTCAAAGTGGTTCTGTGCACCGTCTTGGTGACTTTTGCATTGGCCAGCAACCAGACCAGTATAGCCTCCTTGGAGAATCCCAACAGACGCGTCACCTATATGCTAGAGAAGACCCATCTCCTGCATCGCCAGAAAAGGTGGCTTACTTTCGAATTGGGAACTTCAATCACG ATCACAGCCAACTGCGCTAAAGCCATTCTGGATACCATTCCGAGGGGGATGCTTTGGCTGGCGGAGATCACGAGCATTTATGAGATGCCGGCCGCGGTCGAAGATTGGATACCCCGTCGCGTTGGAAAGCCTAAAGTGAAACCGCCTCCTCccccgccaccaccaccaccacctcctcctccaccgcctccaccaccacctgcTGTTGCACCCGTTGCATTAACTCCTCAACCTGTGTTTGTGCCCCTCAGTCCCTCGGATCCCATCCAGTCCTTCTACTTCGCCTACCCCCAAGGCATACCCACTTTGAGTCGTCGCAAGTCCTATTCGCATCAGATACAGGCCGGATGTCCTGCCTCGCATCTGGTCAAAGATATGTACGGCACTTACTACTGCCGTCCTTCGGCCATGATGCGTCGCCTTAGGCGCGAGTTGGAAGGAAGCGGAGCTACGGTGATCAACCAGAAGTCCAGTCCGCATGGAATGCTTTTCGACCTAGTCAGCATGATGGCCACCAT GTTCAATTACGAGCCCCGCTACTGTATCATGCGGACATTGTGCGAGTCGCGGCATCTGCTGGCTCCGCCGGGCTTTACGCTCTTTCACGATATCCTCCGCATCATGCTGCGTTACGTGCATCCGGAGATTGCACATAAACCGAAATATCGGGAGGCCTTCACCGCCGGCCATTCACTGCATGAATGCGCCAATCTTTACGGGCCGCATTGTCGACAGAGTTTTTTGCTCCTCGTCACTGAACGGTTTCGGGAGAAATATGTGCGTTGa
- the LOC6503443 gene encoding uncharacterized protein LOC6503443, with the protein MGLLRTYHLSVVLCLSAISLVQDVASSEVHELSPNATQVVAKILRRQKRYLAFPEGSSVSGAICMTIGMIGNPDVDYLSWAVNWGVAYDLPNEKWVIQHAHGLNATLAKDTIKRRSRRAFYDEVQSIFDNMGFNGRSCVARALCESARFMLPSHQKGNMLQELVRTVFSMPLSKVDTQEPQAHHQYDKIYRRSKRNSRECHEIYPGCQFSLLALALGKYMSATTTKFSSLNYM; encoded by the exons ATGGGCCTACTTCGGACCTACCATTTAAGCGTTGTGTTGTGCCTTTCGGCCATTAGTTTAGTGCAGGATGTGGCGTCATCTGAGGTGCATGAACTTTCACCCAATGCCACTCAAGTGGTGGCCAAGATCCTGCGTCGACAAAAGCGTTACCTGGCATTTCCTGAGGGATCCTCCGTTTCG GGCGCCATTTGCATGACGATCGGTATGATCGGTAACCCCGATGTGGACTATCTCAGTTGGGCTGTCAATTGGGGCGTGGCATACGATCTGCCCAACGAGAAATGGGTCATCCAGCACGCCCATGGGCTGAATGCCACTCTGGCTAAGGACACAATCAAAAGGCGATCCAGGCGAGCCTTTTACGACGAGGTGCAGTCTATTTTTGATAA CATGGGCTTCAATGGTCGGTCGTGCGTGGCCAGAGCCCTTTGTGAAAGTGCCAGGTTTATGCTGCCGAGTCACCAGAAGGGCAACATGTTGCAAGAATTGGTCAGGACAGTCTTTAGCATGCCACTTTCCAAGGTGGATACCCAGGAGCCTCAGGCTCACCATCAATATGATAAAATATACCGCCGTTCCAAGCGAAATTCACGTGAATGCCATGAAATATACCCGGGATGTCAGTTTTCTTTATTGGCCCTTGCTCTTGGAAAATATATGTCAGCTACTACCACTAAATTCAGCTCATTAAATTACatgtaa